In Oreochromis aureus strain Israel breed Guangdong linkage group 20, ZZ_aureus, whole genome shotgun sequence, the following are encoded in one genomic region:
- the LOC120435186 gene encoding uncharacterized protein LOC120435186 isoform X1, protein MAEGGAISMFANLQIWMLRGAVRKCVLSGIHLCLPSCAQHPIKKATIFKPLFLKMAGQAVQLTRKDLVEPGLLGSVNNVNRSGNAFAAGTYAGADAFADGLDKAGLDAAAGAYAAAGLGCARAEWSVFDAEAKGPNASAGAGASLSSVSAKAFARAEIASASASAGPVKATVGLGLDTGVGIGVTGVEAKVLGTGISFGRKMGISLFGTGFEFNLW, encoded by the exons ATGGCTGAAGGGGGAGCTATCAGCATGTTTGCTAACCTGCAG atATGGATGCTGAGG GGTGCGGTGCGCAAGTGTGTGCTGTCTGGTATTCATCTTTGTCTCCCTAGCTGCGCGCAGCATCCTATCAAGAAAGCAACCATATTCAA ACCGCTTTTCCTGAAGATGGCAG GCCAAGCAGTCCAGTTAACACGTAAAGACCTTGTGGAACCTGGACTACTGGGGAGTGTCAATAACGTGAATCGGTCCGGAAATGCTTTTGCCGCTGGTACCTACGCGGGAGCTGACGCATTTGCAGATGGATTGGACAAAGCAGGATTGGATGCTGCTGCAGGAGCGTATGCTGCTGCGGGACTGGGCTGTGCACGTGCTGAATGGAGCGTTTTTGATGCCGAAGCCAAAGGGCCTAATGCCAGTGCAGGAGCAGGAGCTTCTCTGTCATCTGTGAGTGCCAAAGCCTTCGCCAGAGCAGAAATAGCCAGTGCTTCAGCCTCTGCTGGTCCAGTCAAAGCTACAGTTGGTCTGGGATTAGACACAGGAGTGGGAATTGGTGTAACAGGAGTGGAGGCCAAAGTGCTGGGAACAGGTATCTCCTTTGGTCGCAAAATGGGCATTTCTCTGTTTGGCACTGGTTTTGAATTCAATCTGTGGTAA
- the LOC120435186 gene encoding uncharacterized protein LOC120435186 isoform X2 yields the protein MLRGAVRKCVLSGIHLCLPSCAQHPIKKATIFKPLFLKMAGQAVQLTRKDLVEPGLLGSVNNVNRSGNAFAAGTYAGADAFADGLDKAGLDAAAGAYAAAGLGCARAEWSVFDAEAKGPNASAGAGASLSSVSAKAFARAEIASASASAGPVKATVGLGLDTGVGIGVTGVEAKVLGTGISFGRKMGISLFGTGFEFNLW from the exons ATGCTGAGG GGTGCGGTGCGCAAGTGTGTGCTGTCTGGTATTCATCTTTGTCTCCCTAGCTGCGCGCAGCATCCTATCAAGAAAGCAACCATATTCAA ACCGCTTTTCCTGAAGATGGCAG GCCAAGCAGTCCAGTTAACACGTAAAGACCTTGTGGAACCTGGACTACTGGGGAGTGTCAATAACGTGAATCGGTCCGGAAATGCTTTTGCCGCTGGTACCTACGCGGGAGCTGACGCATTTGCAGATGGATTGGACAAAGCAGGATTGGATGCTGCTGCAGGAGCGTATGCTGCTGCGGGACTGGGCTGTGCACGTGCTGAATGGAGCGTTTTTGATGCCGAAGCCAAAGGGCCTAATGCCAGTGCAGGAGCAGGAGCTTCTCTGTCATCTGTGAGTGCCAAAGCCTTCGCCAGAGCAGAAATAGCCAGTGCTTCAGCCTCTGCTGGTCCAGTCAAAGCTACAGTTGGTCTGGGATTAGACACAGGAGTGGGAATTGGTGTAACAGGAGTGGAGGCCAAAGTGCTGGGAACAGGTATCTCCTTTGGTCGCAAAATGGGCATTTCTCTGTTTGGCACTGGTTTTGAATTCAATCTGTGGTAA